From a single Asticcacaulis sp. MM231 genomic region:
- the aceA gene encoding isocitrate lyase translates to MTMSKTTFHDLVPSAPQGRFDGITRPYSAEDVLRLRGSFPIQHTLAERGANKLWDLLHSEPFINSLGAMTGNQAMQMVRAGLKAIYLSGWQVAADSNTASSMYPDQSLYPANAAPELCKRINKTLQRADQIEHSEGGAKRDWFAPIVADAEAGFGGPLNCFEIMKAFIEAGAAGVHFEDQLASEKKCGHLGGKVLIPTQAHERALTSARLAADVMGVPTLVVARTDAESAQLITSDIDERDHPFIERENRTPEGFYRLKPCTGLDHCIARGLAYASVADLLWWETSHPDLEDARKFAEAVHKVHPGKLLAYNCSPSFNWKAKLDDATIARYQRELGAMGYKFQFVTLAGFHSLNNSMFELADGYRDRGMAAYSELQQREFANEAAGYTATRHQREVGTGYFDKVAMTISNGQSSTTAMNSSTETAQFTSVAAE, encoded by the coding sequence ATGACTATGTCTAAGACAACCTTCCATGATTTGGTTCCCTCCGCTCCACAAGGCCGCTTTGACGGCATCACCCGCCCCTATTCTGCCGAAGACGTCCTGCGTCTGCGCGGCTCCTTCCCCATCCAGCACACACTCGCCGAACGCGGCGCCAACAAGCTGTGGGATCTGCTGCACAGCGAACCCTTCATCAACAGCTTAGGCGCCATGACAGGCAATCAAGCCATGCAGATGGTTCGCGCCGGCCTGAAGGCCATCTACCTCTCCGGCTGGCAGGTCGCGGCGGATAGCAACACCGCCTCGTCCATGTATCCCGACCAATCGCTCTATCCGGCCAATGCCGCGCCCGAACTGTGCAAGCGCATCAACAAGACCCTGCAACGCGCCGACCAGATCGAGCATTCCGAAGGCGGCGCCAAGCGAGACTGGTTTGCGCCGATTGTCGCCGATGCCGAGGCCGGTTTCGGCGGGCCGCTCAACTGCTTCGAGATCATGAAGGCCTTTATCGAAGCGGGCGCTGCCGGCGTCCATTTCGAGGATCAACTGGCCTCGGAGAAAAAGTGCGGCCATCTGGGCGGCAAGGTCCTGATCCCGACCCAGGCCCACGAACGCGCCCTGACCTCAGCCCGCCTCGCCGCCGACGTCATGGGCGTGCCGACCCTCGTCGTTGCCCGCACCGATGCAGAAAGCGCGCAACTGATCACCTCGGATATCGATGAGCGCGACCATCCCTTCATCGAGCGTGAAAACCGCACGCCCGAGGGGTTTTATCGCCTGAAGCCCTGCACCGGCCTTGACCACTGCATTGCCCGCGGCCTGGCCTATGCCAGCGTGGCCGACCTGCTGTGGTGGGAAACCTCGCACCCCGATCTGGAGGATGCCCGCAAGTTTGCGGAAGCCGTCCACAAGGTCCACCCCGGCAAGCTGCTGGCCTATAACTGCTCGCCGTCCTTCAACTGGAAGGCCAAGCTCGATGACGCCACCATCGCCCGATATCAGCGCGAACTCGGCGCCATGGGCTACAAGTTCCAGTTCGTCACCCTGGCCGGTTTCCACTCGCTGAACAACTCCATGTTCGAACTGGCCGATGGTTACCGCGATCGCGGCATGGCGGCCTATTCGGAACTGCAACAGCGCGAATTCGCCAATGAAGCGGCCGGCTACACCGCCACCCGTCACCAGCGCGAGGTCGGCACCGGTTACTTCGACAAGGTGGCCATGACCATCAGCAACGGTCAGTCCTCCACCACGGCCATGAACTCATCCACCGAGACGGCGCAGTTTACCTCAGTCGCCGCTGAATAG
- a CDS encoding methyl-accepting chemotaxis protein, whose product MIRLKGPGKLPMFSHMTIRLRVVAAFALVLCATIALGLFAIQRLSAVNAAAKDVATNWLPSANVLGDISQDFEQLRARQGQYMLAPVEKKVALAGKIADSEKQLNAGITLYKPLVAPGKEEEMAAALDKHVSDYIGSSKALLEKTDAGDMAGAVDLYFGDMQNSADQARKAIRADRKFQLEQGDVAADKGTKLGESAITLIMIALGATAAACFVIGFAMIRGISLPISRMSGVMQKLADGDTAVVIPNVGERSEIGDMAKTVEVFKDNLIRTRALEEETRQARADAEVQRKKTMYDLADQFENAVGGIVEMVSSAATEMQATAQQLTSSAHESAAQATSVSAAAEEAGTNVTSVAGSAEELGASVQEIGRQVEHSSIKAREAVREADATAAIVQELSEAADRINGIVDMITGIASQTNLLALNATIESARAGEAGKGFAVVASEVKALAGQTSRATAEISQHIGSIQSTTRRAVEAISNITGTIRDINELVIDHRCRRRAAGLGHQ is encoded by the coding sequence ATGATCCGTTTAAAAGGTCCGGGAAAATTGCCGATGTTCAGTCATATGACGATCCGCCTGCGCGTGGTTGCCGCCTTCGCCCTGGTGCTTTGTGCCACGATAGCGCTTGGCCTCTTTGCCATTCAGCGCCTGAGCGCGGTCAATGCCGCCGCCAAGGATGTCGCCACCAACTGGCTGCCCTCCGCCAATGTGCTGGGTGACATATCACAGGATTTCGAGCAACTCCGCGCCCGCCAAGGCCAATACATGCTCGCCCCCGTAGAAAAAAAGGTCGCACTGGCAGGTAAAATCGCCGATTCGGAAAAGCAATTAAACGCCGGCATCACCCTCTATAAGCCACTTGTCGCCCCTGGCAAAGAAGAGGAGATGGCTGCCGCGCTGGATAAGCATGTCAGCGACTATATCGGCAGTAGCAAAGCCCTTTTGGAGAAAACCGATGCCGGCGATATGGCCGGCGCCGTCGATCTCTATTTCGGCGACATGCAGAATAGCGCCGATCAGGCACGCAAGGCCATCCGCGCCGACCGCAAATTCCAGCTTGAACAGGGCGATGTTGCCGCTGACAAAGGCACGAAGCTGGGTGAATCGGCCATCACCCTCATCATGATCGCCCTGGGCGCGACCGCTGCCGCCTGCTTCGTCATTGGCTTCGCCATGATCCGCGGCATCTCCCTGCCGATCAGCCGTATGTCAGGCGTTATGCAGAAACTTGCCGATGGCGACACAGCCGTCGTCATACCCAATGTCGGCGAACGCAGCGAAATCGGCGATATGGCCAAGACGGTCGAGGTCTTCAAGGATAACCTGATCCGCACGCGTGCCCTCGAAGAAGAAACCCGTCAGGCCCGCGCCGATGCCGAGGTTCAGCGCAAGAAGACCATGTACGATCTCGCCGACCAGTTTGAGAACGCCGTCGGCGGCATTGTCGAGATGGTGTCCTCAGCCGCTACAGAAATGCAGGCCACGGCGCAGCAACTGACCTCGTCGGCGCATGAATCGGCCGCCCAGGCCACCTCGGTTTCCGCCGCCGCCGAAGAAGCCGGCACCAATGTCACCTCAGTCGCCGGTTCGGCCGAAGAACTGGGCGCCTCGGTGCAGGAAATCGGCCGTCAGGTCGAGCACTCGTCGATCAAGGCACGTGAAGCCGTCCGTGAGGCCGACGCCACCGCCGCCATCGTGCAGGAACTGTCCGAAGCCGCCGACCGCATCAACGGCATTGTCGATATGATCACCGGCATCGCCTCGCAGACCAACCTTTTGGCGCTCAACGCCACTATCGAATCGGCCCGCGCCGGGGAAGCCGGCAAGGGCTTCGCCGTCGTCGCCTCGGAGGTGAAGGCCCTGGCTGGCCAGACCAGCCGCGCCACAGCCGAGATCAGCCAGCACATCGGCAGTATTCAATCGACCACCCGCCGCGCCGTCGAGGCCATCAGCAACATCACCGGCACGATCCGCGACATCAACGAACTCGTCATCGACCATCGCTGCCGCCGTCGAGCAGCAGGGCTCGGCCACCAATGA
- a CDS encoding excisionase family DNA-binding protein codes for MPDTNDKISYRIDEAVRASGLGRSFLYERIAEGALRSVKVGGRRLIMRRDLLEFIDGGNSVRLPAPPAPAIVPTTKPDPNGLPQWTQLELPLKKRR; via the coding sequence ATGCCAGATACCAACGACAAGATTTCATACCGCATAGACGAGGCTGTGAGGGCGTCAGGCCTGGGCCGGTCATTCCTTTACGAACGGATCGCCGAAGGGGCCTTGCGGTCGGTGAAGGTTGGCGGGCGGCGACTGATCATGCGCCGTGACCTGTTGGAGTTTATCGACGGCGGGAATTCAGTGAGACTGCCCGCCCCGCCAGCGCCCGCGATTGTGCCGACGACGAAGCCCGACCCCAACGGGCTTCCACAATGGACGCAGCTCGAATTGCCATTGAAGAAGCGTAGGTAG
- a CDS encoding VOC family protein has protein sequence MTVKTLDHINIQTRDMATTIAFYGDLLGLVAKTAPRRKPEERQWLYAGDRAVIHLNLLGTDNTYPREVILGGPTGAIHHVAFECEDVEAMVARLNARCLRYERAELPEISLTQLFVVDPNNVLLELNFRDII, from the coding sequence ATGACCGTCAAAACCCTCGATCACATCAATATCCAGACCCGCGACATGGCGACCACCATCGCCTTTTATGGCGATCTGCTCGGGCTGGTGGCCAAGACCGCCCCGCGTCGCAAGCCGGAAGAGCGCCAGTGGCTCTATGCGGGAGATCGCGCCGTCATCCACCTCAATCTCTTAGGCACCGACAACACCTACCCACGCGAGGTCATCCTCGGCGGCCCAACCGGCGCCATCCATCATGTCGCGTTTGAATGTGAGGACGTGGAGGCCATGGTGGCCCGCCTGAACGCTCGCTGCCTGCGTTATGAACGCGCCGAGTTGCCGGAGATAAGCCTGACGCAACTGTTCGTCGTTGATCCCAACAATGTGCTGCTGGAGCTTAACTTTCGCGACATTATTTGA
- a CDS encoding LacI family DNA-binding transcriptional regulator, with protein MAGATLKDVAREANVSIASASRAINGLDNVAEAVKLRVLEAAGRLRYVPHGGARSLVTSRTNTIGVLLPDIYGEFFAEIIRGVDVAARARGLHLLVSGSHGNPDEAVLIMRAMGGRVDGLLVMSPFVESHDLVAILPLSLPVVTIASRIGSGQGSISVDNFGGGVTAVKHLLEQGCKRLAHISGPSQNFEAEERKRGFLSAVSQPSPAVFEGDFTEESGYRGAKAFLASGPLPDGIFVANDMMAVGCLLALSEAGVKVPQDVALVGFDDIPIARFTSPPLTTLRVGIFDLGRRGLELLVAALDEGGMQEHEGLVVTPELVLRDSSRHKTG; from the coding sequence ATGGCAGGGGCCACTCTTAAAGATGTTGCGCGTGAAGCCAATGTGTCGATCGCCTCGGCGTCGCGCGCCATCAATGGCCTCGATAATGTCGCCGAAGCGGTAAAGCTGCGCGTGCTTGAAGCCGCCGGTCGCCTGCGCTATGTGCCGCATGGCGGTGCCCGGTCTTTGGTCACTTCGCGCACCAATACGATCGGTGTGCTGCTCCCCGATATCTATGGCGAGTTTTTTGCCGAGATTATCCGCGGCGTCGATGTGGCGGCGCGGGCGCGCGGTCTGCACCTGTTGGTCTCCGGATCGCACGGCAATCCCGATGAGGCCGTGCTGATAATGCGTGCCATGGGCGGTCGTGTCGATGGCCTGCTGGTCATGTCACCCTTCGTGGAATCGCATGATCTGGTGGCTATCTTGCCGCTCAGCCTGCCGGTAGTGACCATCGCCAGCCGCATCGGCAGCGGGCAGGGCTCGATCAGCGTCGATAATTTCGGTGGTGGCGTCACGGCGGTCAAGCACCTGTTGGAGCAAGGCTGCAAGCGCCTGGCGCATATCTCCGGTCCGTCTCAAAATTTCGAAGCCGAGGAGCGTAAGCGCGGCTTTTTGTCGGCGGTTAGCCAGCCCTCGCCGGCGGTGTTCGAGGGGGATTTCACCGAAGAGTCCGGCTATCGCGGCGCCAAGGCCTTCCTGGCATCGGGGCCATTGCCCGACGGTATCTTCGTGGCCAACGACATGATGGCGGTCGGCTGCCTGCTGGCCCTCAGCGAAGCCGGCGTGAAGGTGCCGCAGGACGTGGCGCTGGTCGGTTTTGATGATATCCCGATCGCGCGTTTCACCTCGCCGCCCCTGACCACGCTGCGGGTGGGTATCTTCGATCTGGGTCGGCGCGGACTGGAACTGCTGGTTGCCGCGCTCGATGAGGGCGGTATGCAGGAGCACGAGGGGCTGGTCGTTACGCCGGAACTGGTGTTGCGCGACAGTTCGCGGCACAAAACAGGATAA
- a CDS encoding zinc-finger domain-containing protein, with amino-acid sequence MSDIIPPPEVIYVDAHKVACNGGGGALGHPLTYYDLGEDGTAECGYCDRKFVHKDHAHDYVDPAPRPEGDH; translated from the coding sequence ATGAGCGACATCATCCCTCCCCCCGAAGTCATCTATGTCGACGCCCACAAGGTCGCCTGTAACGGCGGTGGCGGCGCGCTCGGTCATCCGCTGACCTATTACGATCTCGGCGAAGATGGTACGGCTGAATGCGGCTATTGCGACCGCAAGTTTGTCCATAAGGACCACGCGCATGACTATGTTGATCCGGCGCCGCGTCCGGAAGGCGACCACTAA
- a CDS encoding response regulator transcription factor produces MARITLVDDDENIVTSVSLALESGGHTVNAFYDGASGLAALEKDPPDLAILDVKMPRMDGMEVLRRLRNTSNLPVIILTSKDDEIDEVLGFNLGADDYMHKPFSQRLLLERVKAVLRRAGIVEQGEAPEVTEALNAKSLKRGKLVMDAARHECTWEGKPVRLTVTEFLLLHALAQRPGFVKSRDNLMDAAYDDQVYVDDRTIDSHVKRMRKKFRVVDPTFDSIETLYGVGYRYREI; encoded by the coding sequence ATGGCCAGAATTACTTTGGTGGATGACGACGAAAACATCGTCACCAGCGTGTCGTTAGCTCTGGAAAGCGGCGGCCACACCGTCAATGCTTTCTACGATGGCGCTTCGGGTCTGGCTGCGCTTGAAAAAGACCCGCCCGATCTTGCCATTCTCGACGTCAAGATGCCGCGCATGGATGGCATGGAAGTGCTGCGCCGCCTGCGCAACACCTCGAACCTGCCGGTTATTATCCTGACCTCGAAGGACGATGAGATCGACGAGGTGCTCGGCTTCAATCTCGGCGCCGACGACTACATGCACAAGCCGTTCTCGCAGCGCCTGCTGCTCGAACGCGTCAAGGCCGTGCTGCGCCGCGCCGGCATCGTCGAACAGGGCGAGGCCCCGGAAGTGACCGAGGCGCTCAACGCCAAGTCGCTGAAACGCGGCAAGCTGGTGATGGACGCCGCCCGCCACGAATGCACCTGGGAAGGCAAGCCGGTCCGCCTTACCGTCACCGAGTTCCTGCTACTGCACGCCCTGGCCCAGCGCCCTGGCTTCGTCAAGAGCCGCGACAACCTGATGGACGCCGCCTATGACGACCAGGTGTATGTCGATGACCGCACCATCGATAGCCACGTCAAGCGCATGCGCAAGAAGTTCCGTGTTGTCGATCCGACCTTCGATTCCATCGAAACCCTTTACGGCGTCGGCTATCGCTACCGCGAAATCTAA
- a CDS encoding short-chain fatty acyl-CoA regulator family protein, producing MAELDRKLFLGGRLKRLRYDLSLTQTQMATDLGVSASYLNHLERNQRPVTAQVLLKLAATYDLDLRTFTDDSEPAGEADLVEIFADPLFKDLHLPRREISELVASSPMAAEAVTRLYRAYTERRKRDALVATPEETEQSPTDWVRDQIQSHHNFFPELDELGEQLFATLGGDPHSLEEAAQRWLKDQYGIEIRFMPAQVMMMYQRRYDPHRRRLMISETLGPSSRRFALLYQLALSEYAAEINALTEKAKAPDLATSRLYKIALLNYLAAATLMPYGRFLHEAESNAYDIELLRAPYQVSYEQAAQRLTTLSRPGSRGVPFFLMRIDSAGNVSKRFAAGHFPFSRYGGACPRWNIHQAFQTPGRIITQVIETPDKLRYFTLARTLDRNMSAYADGAFSQQAIGLGCELKYAEKLIYARGLNLAQPNAVETGPMCRLCERPNCRERAAPPAVKALQIDEWIKGVTAFPF from the coding sequence ATGGCCGAACTCGATCGCAAACTCTTCCTTGGCGGACGTCTCAAGCGGCTGCGCTATGATCTCAGCCTGACCCAGACGCAGATGGCGACCGATCTCGGCGTTTCGGCCTCCTATCTCAATCACCTTGAGCGCAACCAGCGCCCGGTGACGGCGCAGGTGCTGCTCAAGCTGGCCGCTACCTATGATCTTGATCTGCGCACCTTTACGGATGATTCAGAGCCGGCAGGGGAGGCCGATCTGGTCGAAATCTTCGCCGATCCGCTTTTCAAGGATCTGCACCTGCCGCGCCGTGAAATCTCCGAACTGGTGGCCTCTTCGCCGATGGCCGCTGAAGCGGTAACGCGGCTCTATCGTGCCTATACCGAACGCCGGAAACGCGACGCTCTGGTGGCAACTCCGGAAGAGACCGAACAATCGCCGACCGACTGGGTGCGTGACCAGATCCAGAGCCATCACAACTTCTTCCCCGAACTCGACGAACTGGGTGAGCAGCTTTTCGCCACCCTCGGCGGCGATCCGCACTCCCTGGAAGAGGCGGCGCAAAGGTGGCTCAAGGACCAGTACGGCATCGAAATCCGCTTCATGCCGGCGCAGGTCATGATGATGTATCAGCGCCGTTACGATCCGCATCGCCGCCGGCTGATGATCTCCGAAACGCTGGGGCCATCATCACGGCGTTTCGCGCTGCTCTACCAACTGGCGCTTAGCGAATACGCAGCCGAGATCAATGCCCTGACCGAGAAAGCGAAAGCGCCCGATCTCGCCACCTCACGGCTCTACAAGATCGCCCTGCTGAACTACCTGGCCGCCGCCACCCTGATGCCCTACGGCCGCTTTCTGCATGAGGCGGAAAGCAATGCCTATGATATCGAGTTGTTGCGCGCGCCCTATCAGGTGTCTTACGAGCAGGCGGCCCAGCGCCTGACCACCTTGTCACGACCCGGCAGTCGCGGCGTGCCCTTCTTCCTGATGCGGATCGATTCCGCCGGCAATGTGTCCAAGCGCTTCGCCGCAGGACACTTCCCGTTTTCCAGATATGGCGGCGCCTGTCCGCGGTGGAATATCCATCAGGCCTTCCAGACGCCGGGCCGCATCATCACCCAGGTCATCGAAACGCCCGACAAGCTGCGTTATTTCACCCTGGCGCGCACGCTGGATCGGAATATGAGCGCCTATGCCGACGGCGCCTTTTCGCAACAGGCGATCGGTCTGGGCTGCGAGTTGAAATATGCCGAAAAGCTGATCTATGCGCGCGGCCTGAACCTGGCTCAGCCCAATGCGGTCGAGACCGGACCGATGTGCCGCCTGTGCGAACGGCCCAATTGCCGCGAACGCGCCGCCCCGCCGGCGGTCAAGGCGCTGCAGATCGACGAATGGATCAAGGGCGTGACAGCTTTTCCGTTTTAA
- a CDS encoding methyl-accepting chemotaxis protein encodes MFKNMTIRARVIAAFALVLCATIGLGLFSIIRLSAVNAAAGDVAANWLPSANVVGDISQDFEQMRLRQMQVATMTGAEKEEALGKAAQSKKIMAKNVAAYTPLISGPDERVLADDMLKAISTYDSMTDTFMSMVSSGDTVGATAYFMGPFQDYAQVVRKSIRANRKFQLEKGTMAAEAGVALGKTAITLIMIALGATAAACFVIGFAMIRGISLPISRMSGVMQKLADGDTAVVIPNVGERSEIGDMAKTVEVFKDNLIRTRALEEETRQARADAEVQRKKTMYDLADQFENAVGGIVEMVSSAATEMQATAQQLTSSAHELAAQATSVSAAAEEAGTNVTSVAGSAEELGASVQEIGRQVEHSSIKAREAVREADATAAIVQELSEAADRINGIVDMITGIASQTNLLALNATIELARAGEAGKGFAVVASEVKALAGQTSRATAEISQHIGSIQSTTRRAVEAISNITGTIRDINNSSSTIAAAVEQQGSATNEIVQAVNQASMGTQEVTSNITGVARMAEETGAGAAQVLSASGELAHQAANLRNQINAFLAHVRAA; translated from the coding sequence ATGTTCAAGAATATGACGATCCGCGCGCGCGTTATCGCCGCCTTCGCGCTGGTGCTTTGCGCCACCATCGGTCTCGGTCTGTTTTCCATCATCCGCCTAAGCGCGGTTAATGCCGCCGCTGGCGATGTCGCAGCCAACTGGCTGCCCTCCGCGAATGTGGTTGGCGATATTTCGCAGGATTTTGAACAGATGCGGCTGCGCCAGATGCAGGTCGCCACCATGACCGGTGCGGAAAAAGAAGAGGCTCTTGGTAAAGCGGCGCAGTCTAAAAAAATCATGGCGAAAAATGTCGCGGCCTACACTCCACTAATCAGCGGCCCTGACGAACGCGTCCTGGCTGATGACATGTTAAAAGCAATCAGCACATATGACAGCATGACCGATACGTTCATGTCGATGGTCAGCTCAGGCGATACAGTGGGCGCAACAGCCTATTTCATGGGGCCGTTTCAGGATTATGCGCAAGTTGTTCGTAAGAGCATTCGCGCCAACCGAAAATTCCAGCTTGAAAAGGGCACAATGGCGGCTGAAGCCGGCGTTGCCCTCGGCAAGACCGCCATCACCCTCATCATGATCGCCCTGGGCGCGACCGCTGCCGCCTGCTTCGTCATTGGCTTCGCCATGATCCGCGGCATCTCCCTGCCGATCAGCCGTATGTCAGGCGTTATGCAGAAACTTGCCGATGGCGACACAGCCGTCGTCATACCCAATGTCGGCGAACGCAGCGAAATCGGCGATATGGCCAAGACGGTCGAGGTCTTCAAGGATAACCTGATCCGCACGCGTGCCCTCGAAGAAGAAACCCGTCAGGCCCGCGCCGATGCCGAGGTTCAGCGCAAGAAGACCATGTACGATCTCGCCGACCAGTTTGAGAACGCCGTCGGCGGCATTGTCGAGATGGTGTCCTCAGCCGCTACAGAAATGCAGGCCACGGCGCAGCAACTGACCTCGTCGGCGCATGAATTGGCCGCCCAGGCCACCTCGGTTTCCGCCGCCGCCGAAGAAGCCGGCACCAATGTCACCTCAGTCGCCGGTTCGGCCGAAGAACTGGGCGCCTCGGTGCAGGAAATCGGCCGTCAGGTCGAGCACTCGTCGATCAAGGCACGTGAAGCCGTCCGTGAGGCCGACGCCACCGCCGCCATCGTGCAGGAACTGTCCGAAGCCGCCGACCGCATCAACGGCATTGTCGATATGATCACCGGCATCGCCTCGCAGACCAACCTTTTGGCGCTCAACGCCACTATCGAATTGGCCCGCGCCGGGGAAGCCGGCAAGGGCTTCGCCGTCGTCGCCTCGGAGGTGAAGGCCCTGGCTGGCCAGACCAGCCGCGCCACAGCCGAGATCAGCCAGCACATCGGCAGTATTCAATCGACCACCCGCCGCGCCGTCGAGGCCATCAGCAACATCACCGGCACGATCCGCGACATCAACAACTCGTCATCGACCATCGCTGCCGCCGTCGAGCAGCAGGGCTCGGCCACCAATGAGATCGTCCAGGCCGTCAACCAGGCGTCGATGGGCACACAGGAGGTGACGTCAAACATCACCGGCGTGGCCCGCATGGCCGAGGAAACCGGCGCCGGCGCCGCCCAGGTGCTGTCGGCCTCCGGCGAACTGGCCCATCAGGCCGCCAATCTGCGCAACCAGATCAACGCCTTCCTCGCGCATGTGAGAGCAGCCTGA
- a CDS encoding cobaltochelatase CobT-related protein, which translates to MPYTPYTQMFDREVGAKDLDGAIGPLSHAAKLALEEAWVHFETGLAGWKTRTQIAALDRTAVIRSHVPVNILEDCCFSLLIDQSGSMRGQNMLLAAAAADCIQDFVRNLGCTVEVLGFTTTTWKGGLSRRKWFRHGRAPTPGRLCDLLHIIYMDANSPGKGTGSWAFRPMLRPDLPKENVDGEAVQWATDRLKRLKQNRKFLIIISDGAPVDDSTLMENDLDYLSRHLRSVVGEIEAKGEIRLSAIGIGHDVTSYYSDGLVVHSPDELGSALIGKVADLVISAADPG; encoded by the coding sequence GTGCCCTATACCCCCTATACCCAGATGTTCGATCGGGAGGTCGGCGCTAAAGATCTTGATGGTGCGATCGGTCCCCTATCGCATGCGGCGAAACTCGCACTTGAAGAAGCTTGGGTTCATTTTGAAACTGGCCTTGCTGGATGGAAAACACGCACACAAATCGCCGCTCTAGACCGTACAGCCGTCATACGGTCGCATGTCCCTGTTAATATCCTTGAAGATTGCTGTTTTAGTCTCTTGATTGATCAGTCTGGGTCTATGCGCGGGCAAAACATGTTGCTCGCCGCTGCGGCCGCAGATTGTATTCAGGACTTCGTGCGCAATCTCGGATGCACGGTAGAGGTTCTCGGTTTCACCACTACCACGTGGAAGGGAGGCTTATCACGCCGGAAATGGTTCCGGCATGGTCGTGCCCCAACACCAGGCAGGCTTTGTGATTTGCTCCACATTATCTACATGGATGCTAACAGCCCTGGAAAAGGCACTGGCTCGTGGGCCTTCCGGCCCATGCTGCGCCCTGACCTGCCAAAGGAAAACGTAGATGGTGAAGCCGTTCAATGGGCGACTGACAGACTGAAGCGGCTGAAGCAAAACCGGAAATTTTTAATTATCATTTCAGACGGTGCCCCGGTCGACGACTCCACGCTGATGGAGAATGATCTGGACTATCTATCCCGGCACCTGCGGTCTGTTGTAGGCGAAATCGAGGCCAAAGGTGAAATACGACTATCGGCCATTGGGATCGGTCACGATGTCACCTCTTACTATAGCGATGGTCTGGTCGTTCACAGCCCAGATGAGTTGGGGAGCGCACTCATTGGAAAAGTGGCAGATCTGGTGATTTCGGCAGCAGACCCAGGTTGA
- a CDS encoding nucleotidyltransferase and HEPN domain-containing protein, with protein sequence MLADQLSHLPDTKRRELERVVKVLFDEFEDVTKTKLSDKRKLGRILKVILFGSYARGDWVEDRLSGYRSDYDLLIVVNSHQFTDLHEYWAKADEHFIREVTVTQNIKTPVNFIIHDLADVNDQLAKGRPFFTDIARDGIMLYEAPGHPLIKPKPLTPAEIRTEAQANFDQWLPGAESFIASAGFLNERGDLKKATFLLHQATESLYHCLLLVLTLYSPKSHRINMLRSQAEALDDRLKAIWPSDTKLHRQAFDRLRRAYVEARYSAEYSVSTDELEWLNERIIILRDTVETVCQERLGS encoded by the coding sequence ATGCTGGCCGATCAGCTCTCTCACCTACCGGACACGAAACGCCGCGAGCTTGAGCGCGTGGTCAAGGTGCTGTTTGATGAGTTCGAGGACGTCACTAAAACCAAGCTGTCGGACAAGAGGAAACTCGGCCGCATCCTGAAAGTGATCCTGTTCGGCTCCTATGCGCGGGGAGATTGGGTCGAAGATCGGCTCTCCGGCTATCGATCCGACTACGATCTGCTGATCGTGGTCAACAGCCACCAGTTCACCGATCTGCACGAATATTGGGCCAAGGCGGATGAGCATTTCATCCGCGAGGTGACGGTCACCCAGAATATCAAAACGCCGGTCAACTTCATCATTCACGATCTGGCCGATGTAAACGACCAGCTTGCCAAGGGCCGCCCGTTTTTCACTGACATCGCCCGTGACGGCATCATGCTTTACGAAGCGCCTGGGCATCCGCTGATCAAGCCAAAGCCCCTCACCCCGGCAGAGATCAGGACAGAGGCTCAAGCCAACTTCGATCAATGGCTCCCAGGCGCCGAATCCTTCATCGCATCGGCAGGGTTCCTAAACGAACGAGGCGATCTAAAAAAAGCGACGTTCCTCCTGCATCAGGCCACGGAGTCGCTTTATCACTGCCTTTTGCTGGTACTGACGCTGTATTCGCCAAAGAGCCACCGCATCAATATGTTGCGGTCCCAAGCGGAGGCCCTGGACGACCGCCTAAAGGCCATTTGGCCCAGCGACACCAAACTACACCGGCAGGCCTTTGATCGCCTCCGCAGGGCGTATGTAGAGGCCCGCTATTCGGCAGAATATTCAGTCTCAACAGATGAGCTGGAATGGCTTAACGAGCGGATCATCATTCTGCGCGATACAGTGGAAACGGTCTGCCAGGAGCGCCTTGGCTCCTAA